A window from Xiphophorus maculatus strain JP 163 A chromosome 17, X_maculatus-5.0-male, whole genome shotgun sequence encodes these proteins:
- the LOC102226215 gene encoding transmembrane protein 60-like isoform X2 translates to MFEVQKETRGCWTESWEHTNVQWNWFLIFLPVWVFDGILILMLAVKMAGRCKLGYDLRNGSSSLRLRTWYLTAMLLKLGFCLTLCAKLEKLADVKLTFVCIPLWTMLLGALVELGLNICPERREA, encoded by the exons ATGTTTGAGGTGCAGAAAGAGACTAGAGGATGCTGGACAGAGAGTTGGGAACACACTAAT GTGCAATGGAACTGGTTCCTCATCTTTCTCCCAGTCTGGGTCTTCGACGGCATCCTCATCCTCATGCTCGCAGTCAAGATGGCGGGCCGCTGCAAACTCGGGTACGACCTGCGGAACGGCTCGTCGTCCCTGCGCCTACGCACTTGGTACTTGACTGCCATGCTGCTCAAACTGGGCTTCTGCCTGACGCTGTGCGCCAAGCTGGAGAAGCTGGCCGACGTGAAGCTGACGTTTGTCTGCATACCCCTGTGGACCATGCTGCTGGGAGCACTGGTGGAGCTGGGGCTGAATATTTGTCCTGAAAGAAGAGAGGCTTGA
- the LOC102226215 gene encoding transmembrane protein 60-like isoform X1, with translation MSLAQRVLLTWVFTLVFLIMLVLKLDGKVQWNWFLIFLPVWVFDGILILMLAVKMAGRCKLGYDLRNGSSSLRLRTWYLTAMLLKLGFCLTLCAKLEKLADVKLTFVCIPLWTMLLGALVELGLNICPERREA, from the exons ATGTCTCTGGCCCAGAGGGTGTTGTTGACCTGGGTCTTTACCCTGGTGTTTCTCATCATGCTGGTGCTCAAACTGGATGGGAAG GTGCAATGGAACTGGTTCCTCATCTTTCTCCCAGTCTGGGTCTTCGACGGCATCCTCATCCTCATGCTCGCAGTCAAGATGGCGGGCCGCTGCAAACTCGGGTACGACCTGCGGAACGGCTCGTCGTCCCTGCGCCTACGCACTTGGTACTTGACTGCCATGCTGCTCAAACTGGGCTTCTGCCTGACGCTGTGCGCCAAGCTGGAGAAGCTGGCCGACGTGAAGCTGACGTTTGTCTGCATACCCCTGTGGACCATGCTGCTGGGAGCACTGGTGGAGCTGGGGCTGAATATTTGTCCTGAAAGAAGAGAGGCTTGA